CCTAAGCACACTCTTCCCCCAAAATCATTCCTTTCCGTAGTTCCcaacaaaatatatatttccacCTATAAACATCACAACTGTTTGGGTTCTCTACAATGATCGCGGGCACTTTAGAAGAAGATGTGGATGGTGCCAGCACATCCACAGGTAGCACCACGGTGGCGGCAGAGCCCTCAACGCTACACCTGGCCACCTATGCCAGTCGCTATACGGATATAGCACGCGTCAATCGTTTAAAATTCATTGCCAAAGTGTGCCCCAAGCTGCAAGTGCCAGCCCTAGAGCTGGCCATCAATCATGTCAAGACATTCACATACAATGTTCAGCTCTACGATGAACTCTACCGGACCCTGTGCGAGGCCATTGAAAAACGAGAGGCAGAAATCGAACCGAGCGAAGAGGTGGTCGCCAGCACATCAAAGGCGTCCTCCTCTGAGGCGGGATATATCAAGAAGGCCGGTCGTCGTGTGCCCTACGATGCCCTTTGGGTGGAGGATAACACTATGGAGTCGACGCTCCTGCAGCAGGAGCTGGATGCGGAGCTGCAATACAAGAAAGCGAATTCGGGCAGCGCCAAAGTGAGGCGCATACTGGAGGAGATCGGGGACTATCATCTGAAGGGTTATAACCTGAAGCTGGCCGTCAAGTATTACGCCAGGGCCAGGCAGTACTGTACCAGCACCGATAATGTAATCAATATGTTTCGCAATATGATTAGGGTGTCGATTTACATGGCCAACTGGTGGCATGTCCTCACCTACATCGAGGACGCCAAGAAGTACGCCCTTGGCTTTGAGAATCTCGCACAGAAGGTGCCGCCACAGCTCAACTGTGCCGCCGGATTGGCCAATATGGGCCTGAAGATCTACAAAACGGCTGCACAGTGCTTCCTGCAGACACCGTTCGATCAGTATGATTTTGATACGATTGTGGCCCGCGAGGATGTCAGCTACTATGTGGGTCTGTGTGCCCTGGCCACCCTGGACCAGGACCAGCTGGCTCTGGACGTCATCAATTCGGTGGGTTTTCGGCCGTTCTTTCAGCTGTCGCCGCAAGTTTTGTCCCTTGTGACCACATTCCATGCCGGGGACTTTGATCACTGCCTGCTGGTGCTGAACCAAATCGAGGATCACGTGAGATTGGACTATTATCTGGCGCCGCATGTGGATACGCTGTTCGGGAAGATCAAGGCCAGAATTCAAAAGAGAAGGGCCCCTCCCGCCACAAAGGTTAAGGGTCATTAACGAACGAAGAAATACTCGTATGGACTGAGAATTGAATTCAATTTTCTGGGTTTTTCAAAGAGGAGGGGGAAGGGGAGGTTCTTTAAGTTATATTTATACTAATAAAATTCAAGATATAGTAAATCCTATTTccatgtatttatttttttgattttatttttaaataacTACCACACCTCTAACCAAATCTTTACCAAATCACCTCTTTAAGCAAATCCTCAAGTTTTCCAAGCGAAAGGATATCGAAGGGCTCTCAAATGTTTGAaaggaaattattagtataaatcaaatgaaataATTGGGTTTTAAATACACAcattaaaaaattaaatagaaTTCACTTTGACTTTAAAATAAATCTATTCATAACTCTTCTTGAAATGGCccgtatttaatttaattataaaacacttttaaaatatatattattttaattttatttaatatgaaatatatttattttaaatatgaaatatatttaatttgaatacgaaatatatttattttatatatgaaatatatttactatttttatatatataaaaagtattaaaaataaatttgaaatatatttattttatccatgaaatttgtttattttacttataaaatatatttatattaaataagaaatatatttattttatgtatgaaaaataattattatatatatgaaatatatttattttaaatatgaaatctattcattttatttatgaaatatattattttatatgtgaaatatatttattattttattttacttatgaaatatatttattttagaTATGAAATACAAATATCTTTTTTAAAtaagaaatatatttattattattatttaattttaaacatggaattgatttattttatttatgaaatatatttattattattttatttatttattagttttatatattatataaaaaatataaatttaaattaattatttGTATGATTCCATTCTCGGAGCAAATCTATTCATAGATATAcctttttttaaatataattttaaatGTTACAATTTCAGCGTGTTTTCTGGTTTCAGAACATATTTTTATTTCCGTTAATTCATTTTTCTCCGAACATAAACCTGCCAACATCTGAAGTACATTTTCCCATCACTTTTATTGTTTTCCCTTATAATTTTATCATCCGCTCAGTAACCAAAAGCCACAGAGCAGCACCAGGAAGggggcccccccccccaaggGTGGTGCAAATCTGTGTGTATGTTTTTTTCCGTTCCGCTTAGATATTTTAAGTTTTAAGGGAGATTCCGAAAAATCTTGGAAGTGGGCAGGATGTCGTTGTTGTGGCATCGTTGCATAGTCcgtccccccccccaccaaaGTTTT
The sequence above is a segment of the Drosophila miranda strain MSH22 chromosome 4, D.miranda_PacBio2.1, whole genome shotgun sequence genome. Coding sequences within it:
- the LOC108161414 gene encoding COP9 signalosome complex subunit 1 — its product is MIAGTLEEDVDGASTSTGSTTVAAEPSTLHLATYASRYTDIARVNRLKFIAKVCPKLQVPALELAINHVKTFTYNVQLYDELYRTLCEAIEKREAEIEPSEEVVASTSKASSSEAGYIKKAGRRVPYDALWVEDNTMESTLLQQELDAELQYKKANSGSAKVRRILEEIGDYHLKGYNLKLAVKYYARARQYCTSTDNVINMFRNMIRVSIYMANWWHVLTYIEDAKKYALGFENLAQKVPPQLNCAAGLANMGLKIYKTAAQCFLQTPFDQYDFDTIVAREDVSYYVGLCALATLDQDQLALDVINSVGFRPFFQLSPQVLSLVTTFHAGDFDHCLLVLNQIEDHVRLDYYLAPHVDTLFGKIKARIQKRRAPPATKVKGH